A window from Citrus sinensis cultivar Valencia sweet orange chromosome 5, DVS_A1.0, whole genome shotgun sequence encodes these proteins:
- the LOC102621856 gene encoding uncharacterized protein LOC102621856: MNYENYDPSFPDQPVVDLYLPVWANLPAFRSKPAFIWVEDDSTEGSILTYAQLNDSAQSVSSQLPTQLQRGDTVVILCPPGLELVEIIFGCQRAGLSIIPMIPPDPSFAKGNHHHLVRVLSQTKAKAAIADQYYIARVREYISSSPSNNRNRSRNVAEMLQNLRWISTHDIKGKRADLNKDSFVYKGCKQDELYLIQYTSGSTGIPKPVLVTAGSAAHNARAARKCYDLHPNSVIVSWLPQYHDCGLMFLLLTIVSGATCVLTSPTAFVKSPRIWLEMITSYKATCTPVPSFTLPLVVKRGGINDRGSWRPISLGSMRNLIIINEPIYKKSVEEFVNLLKPLGLNPSSISPSYGLAENCTFVSTAWRSYDDSPIHNIPSHNKLLPSARLGSQHEGDDEDIEIVVVNEDTHEPVADGIEGEIWVSSPSNASGYLGHPFLTREIFQARLGNITGRCYLRTGDRGIVKGEERFLFVIGRCADVIKLENSHHQETHVHPHYIETTAYSSCPEYLRGGCLAAFTISRTIVLVGEMQRVEKDTRVLTIICEKIKKSVLKEENVDVGLLILVKSGDVPKTTSGKIQRWAAKDKLIGGQMSIVMEMRFDYSESLLLSPWQITPSSKFAGGGGRLLSAL; encoded by the coding sequence ATGAACTACGAGAATTACGACCCTTCTTTCCCAGACCAACCCGTTGTTGATCTCTACCTCCCAGTTTGGGCCAATTTACCAGCCTTCAGGTCCAAGCCAGCTTTTATCTGGGTCGAAGATGACTCAACCGAAGGCTCAATACTGACCTATGCTCAACTAAATGACTCGGCGCAATCCGTTTCATCGCAATTGCCAACTCAATTGCAAAGGGGTGACACCGTTGTCATTTTATGCCCACCGGGACTCGAGCTTGTTGAGATAATATTTGGGTGCCAAAGAGCGGGCCTTTCGATCATTCCCATGATTCCACCTGACCCATCTTTTGCTAAAGGAAACCATCACCATCTCGTTAGAGTTCTCTCACAGACAAAGGCCAAAGCTGCCATTGCTGACCAATATTACATTGCCCGTGTCAGAGAATATatctcttcttctccttccaACAATAGAAACAGAAGTAGAAATGTTGCAGAAATGCTGCAGAACCTAAGGTGGATTTCTACACATGACATCAAAGGCAAAAGGGCTGATTTGAACAAGGATTCTTTCGTGTATAAAGGGTGCAAACAAGATGAACTGTATTTGATTCAGTACACTTCAGGTTCAACTGGGATTCCAAAGCCGGTGCTCGTGACTGCAGGCTCTGCTGCTCACAATGCCAGAGCAGCAAGAAAATGCTATGATCTTCATCCGAATAGCGTCATAGTCTCATGGTTGCCTCAGTACCATGACTGTGGCCTCATGTTTCTGTTACTGACTATCGTGTCTGGTGCAACTTGTGTGCTAACATCACCTACCGCATTTGTTAAGAGTCCAAGAATATGGCTTGAGATGATCACAAGTTATAAAGCTACTTGCACTCCTGTTCCGTCATTCACCTTACCACTTGTTGTGAAGCGGGGTGGGATTAACGACAGAGGCAGCTGGAGGCCAATTAGTCTAGGGAGCATGAGAAACCTTATAATCATCAACGAGCCAATTTACAAGAAGTCAGTCGAAGAGTTTGTCAATTTGTTGAAGCCTCTGGGGCTAAACCCGTCATCTATCTCCCCATCCTACGGCTTAGCAGAGAACTGCACCTTTGTTTCAACAGCCTGGAGAAGCTACGACGACTCTCCTATTCACAACATTCCATCTCACAACAAGCTCTTACCAAGTGCGAGACTTGGTTCCCAACACGAAGGAGATGATGAGGATATTGAGATCGTTGTAGTAAATGAAGATACCCACGAGCCTGTTGCTGATGGAATCGAGGGCGAAATTTGGGTGTCATCACCAAGCAATGCTTCCGGTTACCTGGGTCACCCTTTCTTAACCAGAGAGATATTCCAAGCAAGACTCGGCAACATCACCGGCCGATGTTACCTCCGTACAGGGGACAGAGGAATTGTGAAAGGTGAAGAAAGATTTCTCTTCGTGATTGGTCGATGTGCAGATGTTATCAAGCTTGAGAACAGTCATCATCAAGAGACACACGTACACCCTCATTATATAGAAACCACTGCTTATAGTAGCTGTCCCGAGTATCTACGAGGAGGTTGCCTTGCTGCGTTCACGATTTCAAGAACGATCGTTCTTGTTGGTGAGATGCAGAGAGTAGAAAAAGATACGAGGGTTTTGACGATCATTTGTGAAAAGATCAAGAAAAGCGTcttgaaagaagaaaatgttgaTGTTGGGCTGCTGATTCTTGTGAAAAGTGGAGATGTTCCGAAAACCACTTCAGGTAAAATACAAAGATGGGCAGCTAAGGATAAGCTGATCGGAGGCCAAATGAGTATAGTAATGGAGATGCGATTTGACTACAGTGAGAGCCTCTTGTTGTCACCTTGGCAAATAACTCCTTCAAGTAAATTCGCAGGAGGAGGAGGCCGTTTGCTCTCTGCAttgtaa
- the LOC102613060 gene encoding alkylbase DNA glycosidase-like protein mag2 isoform X1, whose product MVEQTQSQTQNQPEPQPEPETQPPPNQDSTTALAVIPVQSETANNATITHANVTPQTSSPPSKIPLRPRKIRKLSPDNGVDQTSSSQPTESSKATSAKSTKSRAIQQQQQTLTVPRIIARPLSSEGEVEAAIRHLRNADRQLASLIDIHPPPTFDSFHTPFLALTRSILYQQLAFKAGTSIYTRFIALCGGEAGVVPETVLALTPQQLRQIGVSGRKASYLHDLARKYQNGILSDSAIVNMDDKSLFTMLTMVNGIGSWSVHMFMIFSLHRPDVLPINDLGVRKGVQLLYSLEELPRPSQMDQLCEKWRPYRSVASWYLWRFVEAKGAPSSAAAVAAGAALPQPQQEEQQQPQLLDQINSLINIGYNDFHINS is encoded by the coding sequence ATGGTCGAGCAAACCCAGTCCCAAACCCAGAACCAACCCGAACCTCAACCCGAACCCGAAACGCAGCCTCCACCGAACCAGGATTCCACTACTGCTCTCGCCGTCATTCCGGTCCAATCGGAAACCGCTAACAACGCAACCATTACCCATGCTAATGTTACGCCCCAGACATCATCCCCTCCGTCAAAAATTCCGTTACGTCCTCGAAAAATCCGAAAACTCTCCCCCGATAACGGAGTCGACCAAACCAGTTCATCTCAACCAACCGAATCGTCGAAAGCCACATCAGCGAAATCCACAAAATCCCGAGCCAttcaacagcaacaacaaacCCTAACTGTTCCCAGAATTATCGCTCGGCCGTTATCGTCCGAAGGCGAAGTCGAAGCTGCGATTCGCCATCTCCGTAACGCGGATCGACAGTTAGCTTCGTTAATTGACATCCACCCGCCTCCGACTTTCGATTCCTTTCACACTCCGTTTTTAGCCCTAACTCGCAGCATCCTTTATCAGCAGTTAGCTTTCAAAGCTGGCACATCGATTTATACGCGCTTCATCGCGCTTTGTGGTGGCGAAGCTGGAGTCGTTCCAGAGACGGTCCTTGCTTTAACCCCTCAACAGCTGCGACAAATTGGGGTCTCAGGCCGGAAGGCGAGTTATCTTCACGATCTCGCGAGAAAATACCAGAATGGAATACTGTCTGACTCCGCGATTGTAAATATGGATGATAAATCGCTCTTCACGATGCTTACAATGGTTAATGGAATCGGCTCATGGTCGGTACACATGTTCATGATTTTCTCGCTGCATAGACCGGATGTTTTGCCGATTAACGATCTCGGTGTGAGGAAAGGAGTTCAGTTGCTGTACAGTTTGGAGGAGTTGCCAAGGCCGTCACAGATGGACCAGTTGTGTGAGAAGTGGAGGCCATATAGGTCTGTGGCTTCGTGGTATCTATGGAGGTTTGTGGAAGCCAAGGGAGCACCTTCTAGTGCGGCGGCAGTGGCGGCTGGTGCTGCATTGCCGCAGCCACAGCAGGAGGAGCAGCAGCAGCCTCAGCTTTTGGATCAGATAAATAGCCTTATCAACATTGGGTACAATGACTTTCACATCAATTCTTAG
- the LOC102613060 gene encoding alkylbase DNA glycosidase-like protein mag2 isoform X2, with translation MVEQTQSQTQNQPEPQPEPETQPPPNQDSTTALAVIPVQSETANNATITHANVTPQTSSPPSKIPLRPRKIRKLSPDNGVDQTSSSQPTESSKATSAKSTKSRAIQQQQQTLTVPRIIARPLSSEGEVEAAIRHLRNADRQLASLIDIHPPPTFDSFHTPFLALTRSILYQQLAFKAGTSIYTRFIALCGGEAGVVPETVLALTPQQLRQIGVSGRKASYLHDLARKYQNGILSDSAIVNMDDKSLFTMLTMVNGIGSWSVHMFMIFSLHRPDVLPINDLGVRKGVQLLYSLEELPRPSQMDQLCEKWRPYRSVASWYLWRFVEAKGAPSSAAAVAAGAALPQPQQEEQQQPQLLDQINSLINIGACAWGQ, from the exons ATGGTCGAGCAAACCCAGTCCCAAACCCAGAACCAACCCGAACCTCAACCCGAACCCGAAACGCAGCCTCCACCGAACCAGGATTCCACTACTGCTCTCGCCGTCATTCCGGTCCAATCGGAAACCGCTAACAACGCAACCATTACCCATGCTAATGTTACGCCCCAGACATCATCCCCTCCGTCAAAAATTCCGTTACGTCCTCGAAAAATCCGAAAACTCTCCCCCGATAACGGAGTCGACCAAACCAGTTCATCTCAACCAACCGAATCGTCGAAAGCCACATCAGCGAAATCCACAAAATCCCGAGCCAttcaacagcaacaacaaacCCTAACTGTTCCCAGAATTATCGCTCGGCCGTTATCGTCCGAAGGCGAAGTCGAAGCTGCGATTCGCCATCTCCGTAACGCGGATCGACAGTTAGCTTCGTTAATTGACATCCACCCGCCTCCGACTTTCGATTCCTTTCACACTCCGTTTTTAGCCCTAACTCGCAGCATCCTTTATCAGCAGTTAGCTTTCAAAGCTGGCACATCGATTTATACGCGCTTCATCGCGCTTTGTGGTGGCGAAGCTGGAGTCGTTCCAGAGACGGTCCTTGCTTTAACCCCTCAACAGCTGCGACAAATTGGGGTCTCAGGCCGGAAGGCGAGTTATCTTCACGATCTCGCGAGAAAATACCAGAATGGAATACTGTCTGACTCCGCGATTGTAAATATGGATGATAAATCGCTCTTCACGATGCTTACAATGGTTAATGGAATCGGCTCATGGTCGGTACACATGTTCATGATTTTCTCGCTGCATAGACCGGATGTTTTGCCGATTAACGATCTCGGTGTGAGGAAAGGAGTTCAGTTGCTGTACAGTTTGGAGGAGTTGCCAAGGCCGTCACAGATGGACCAGTTGTGTGAGAAGTGGAGGCCATATAGGTCTGTGGCTTCGTGGTATCTATGGAGGTTTGTGGAAGCCAAGGGAGCACCTTCTAGTGCGGCGGCAGTGGCGGCTGGTGCTGCATTGCCGCAGCCACAGCAGGAGGAGCAGCAGCAGCCTCAGCTTTTGGATCAGATAAATAGCCTTATCAACATTGG GGCCTGTGCTTGGGGACAATAA